The segment ATGCTTTGATCTAGCGGTGTTAACATTACCCGACGATCCACCAATACCCCCTCAGAGTGCGCATCAGCGCAGGAGATGTAACATGTCAGCGCGTATTGCCACGGTAAGCCGTGACACCAACGAAACGCAGATTACGGTCAGCGTCAACCTTGACGGTGAAGGCCGTCTCCGCAGCGACACCGGCGTTCCGTTTCTTGATCATATGCTTGATCAAGTGGCTCGTCATGGGATGGTGGATCTCGATATTGACGCAAAAGGCGACCTACACATCGATGATCACCACACGGTCGAAGATCTAGGCATTACCCTGGGCCAAGCGTTTCACCAAGCGATCGGCGATAAACGCGGCATCTACCGCTACGGGCATGCCTACGTTCCTCTTGATGAAGCGCTGTCCCGTGTGGTTATCGACTTTTCCGGCCGTCCAGGTCTTTATATGAATGTCGACTTTACCCGCGATACCATTGGCCGTATGGATACCCAGCTGTTTTGGGAGTTTTTCCAAGGTTTTGTCAATCATGCGCGCGTCACCCTGCATATTGACAATGTAAAAGGCTTTAATGCTCATCATCAGGCTGAGACTATATTTAAAGCGTTTGGCCGCGCGCTGCGCATGGCGGTGGCAGAAGACCCTCGTATGGCGGGACAAATGCCGTCTACCAAAGGAAGCCTATAATGCCGAGTATTGCATCAAGTGGTAGCTCGCCAACGATAACAAGGAGCGCTTTATGACCATCGCAGTAATCGATTATGGAATGGGCAACCTGCACTCTGTGGCAAAAGCGCTTGAGCATGTTACCCACGAAAATGTGATTATTACCCGCGACCCTCGGCGTATTTTAGGTGCTACGCGCCTAGTACTCCCGGGCCAGGGGGCTATTCGGGACTGTGTAGGCGAGCTGGAACGTACCGAGCTGCGCGGTTTAGTCGATGACATCCTTACTCGTCAAGCGAAACCACTATTGGGTATTTGCGTGGGCCAGCAAATGCTGATGGAGCGTAGCGAAGAGAACGGTGGCGTAGATTGCCTGGGCTTTTTCCATGGCAGCGTCGATCGCTTTCCGGCCAATATGCGTGATGATTATGAACAGCGCTTAAAAGTCCCTCACATGGGCTGGAATCTTGTGGCGCAACATCACGATCACCCGTTATGGTCTGGCATTGACGATAACGAACACTTCTATTTTGTGCACAGCTACTACGTCAATGCGGCTGACGATGCTCAAGTATTTGGTACTACCCAGTACGGCAAAGTATGCGCCCATGTAGCGATTGGCCGTGATGCCACCTTCGCTGTGCAGTTCCATCCTGAAAAAAGCTCCCGCGCGGGCCTTCGCCTGCTTGAAAACTTTGTCACCTGGACGCCCTGAGAGGTTTCACAATGTTGGTAATTCCCGCGATTGATCTCAAAGACGGCCAGTGTGTGCGCTTGAAACAAGGCCGTATGGACGATGCAACGTCCTACGGCGATGATCCTGTTGCCATGGCCGCTCGCTGGGTAGAAGCGGGTGCTCGCCGCCTGCACTTGGTTGACCTAAACGGCGCTTTTGAAGGCAAGCCGATGAACGGCGAGGCAGTCACCGCAATTGCGCGCGCCTACCCTGAGCTACCTATTCAAATTGGCGGCGGCATCCGCTCGGCGGAAACCATTGAACATTATTTAAATGCCGGGGTTTCTTACGTCATTATTGGCACCAAAGCAGTTAAAGAACCGAACTTCGTGGGCGAAATGTGCCGTGCGTTCCCAGGCCACATTATTGTTGGCCTGGATGCTAAAGATGGCTATGTGGCCACCGATGGCTGGGCGGAAGTATCCACTTTGAAGGCGACCGAGCTCGCCAAGCGCTTTGCCAATGACGGCGTTTCCAGCATTGTCTATACCGATATTGCCCGCGACGGCATGATGCAAGGTGTCAATGTGGAAGCCACGGCTGCGCTAGCCCGTGAAGGCGGTTTACCCGTGATTGCTTCCGGCGGCGTCACCAATTTAGATGACATTCGTGCGCTGTGTGATGTCGCTGACAGCGGCATTTTAGGCGCGATTACCGGCCGCGCGATCTATGAAGGCAGCCTCGATGTGGCAGAAGCGCAGCGCTTGAGCGACCAACTTAGCGGAGGCGACAAATGAGTTTAGCGAAACGCATTATTCCTTGCTTAGATGTCGATGCCGGACGCGTGGTGAAAGGCGTTAACTTTGTTGGCATCCGTGATGCAGGCGACCCGGTCGAAATTGCCCAGCGCTATAACCAGCAGGGAGCCGATGAAATCACCTTCCTCGACATTACCGCGAGCCATGAAAACCGTGACACAACCGTCGACATGGTAGAGCGCATTGCCGGTGAAGTGTTTATTCCCCTCACCGTGGGGGGAGGCATCCGCAGCTGCGATGATATTCGCACTATGCTGAATGCTGGGGCTGACAAAGTCTCCATTAACACCGCCGCGGTGACTAACCCTGAGTTTGTTCGCGAAGCCGCTGAGCGCTTTGGCAGCCAATGTATTGTGGTGGCGATTGACGCTAAGAAGGTGTCTAAAGAAGGCGAACCTCCTCGCTGGGAAATATTCACTCACGGTGGACGTCGACCAACGGGGCTGGATGCCATCGAGTGGGCCAGAAAGATGGTAGAGTTTGGTGCTGGCGAGTTACTGTTAACCAGTATGGACAGAGACGGTACTAAAGTGGGTTTCGACCTGGGAGTGACTCACGCTATTTCTGAGGCCGTCAGCGTGCCAGTGATTGCTTCTGGCGGTGTAGGAAACCTGGACCACTTAGTAGACGGCGTACTTAAAGGTGGTGCCGATGCGGTATTGGCAGCAAGTATCTTCCACTTCGGTGAATATACGATACCAGAAGCAAAACGCTACATGGCGGAACGCGGCATCGAAATGCGCCTTTAGCAAAGCCATTTAGCAAAAAGCCCTTCTCTCAGGAGCAGTGACATGCCTCGTTATTATCAATGGGCAGGAGGGATAGCAGGAATTTGGCTGAGCACTACCGTCTCAGCCTTTTCTTTGCCAGATTGGCCTCCCACCTTAGAACTCGACCACACACTGGTGCAAACCAGTTTGCTAACGCGCCATTTCGACCCTGACCCTGACCATACCAATCAGCAAAAACTGGTAAGCATTGAACTACATAATCCAGACCGCTGGTTAACAGGGGCGGCATGGTTTAAAAACTCGTTTGATCAACCAACCTGGTATTTTTATGCAGGACGTGAATTCCCTCTTTGGCAATTTCCTGAAGGAATCAACGTACGAGCCAAGCTAACTGGCGGGCTTCTACACGGCTATAAAGGAGAATATCGCGACAAGATTCCCTTTAACCATTTAGGCACGGCGCCTGCATTGCTACCCAGCATTGGCGTGCAATGGGGGCGCGTAGAATCAGACCTTATCATCTTCGGCACCGCCGGCATAATGGTGACGGCGGGCCTGCGGTTTTAACCGGCTTCGACCGTTACTCTTCACCCTCGTCTAAGGTTAAACCTAGATTACTAATGCCATTATTACGCCCTAGCTGACGAATTTCTTTTAGGGAAGCTTTATTAATTGGCTCACTCACGGCGTCCAAAACAGCGTCCTGGAAGTCGTTTTCGTCGGCCATCAAGGGATGGTCGCGAATGATCAGCGCTAGCGCCTGGGCATCTTCCTCACCTTCCGTTAGCTCGATAAAAGCGCGAACGCCCGCTCGCGAGGTGCGACTGACATCTAACACTGCTTCAGGCGATTCACCCTGCAGCGTATCCAGCAGTGCGGATACCGACACAACAGCATCTAACGCTCGGCGTGCTCCAAAGCTCTCATCATTTTCCGGGGGTTCGCACTCAGCCAGCTTTTCCGCTTGCCGAGCAAAGTCAATGCTAGCATTCGAAACGCTCAGCCGTTCCCACACCAGGCTCAGCACAGTACGCAGTGTATGCTCGTCACCTAACCCCGTGGTTTGTTGATAAAGCGCGTAGTTAGGTAGCAGACGTTCACAAAGGGCTGCCATAAACGCTTGCTGAGCGGGCAAAGGCAACTGTTGAAGCCGCTGGTAAAATCCTAGGGGTTTAGCCACCATGCTGATTTCCTGGGTCACAATATTGGTGAAATGAACGTGATGCGTTATCGTCGCACAAACGCGGCAGGAGATCCCTATCGCGTTATTAACATCGGCCGGCGAGGAGATTACCATGCATATCCATCTGCTACAGCACGGCCCTGACCATGGTCCCGCTCGTCTAACTGACTGGCTTGAGAGTATGGGCCATAGTTACACCGTTTTTCATCTTTATGCGGGCGAGCTCACCCCACGACCGGGTGAGTGCGACGCATTAATTGTACTGGATGGCCCTGAATGCCTAGTGAATGAACCACCCGTTTGGTTTAAAGCCGAACGAAAGCTTATTAATCGTTATTTGGATGGGCAAAAACCATTATTGGGTATTGGCTTAGGCGCACTGTGGATAGCGGAGGCGCTAGAGGCAGTTATTGCACCAGGCACCTACCCCGAAATTGGCTGGCACCAAATAACACTTGACCCAGAAAGCACCTTTGACCTACCCGAACAATTTGAGGCATTTATGTGGCACCGCCTCGTGTTCAGCTTACCGGAAAGCGCACTACCGCTTGGCGGCAGTGCAGCAGCACCATTACAAGGTTTTTCGTGGGATGCCGGGCGTGTCGTCGGTTTACTGTGCCATTTCGAAGCAACGGCTACCAGCATATCACCACTGCTCAATGCCGAAGAATGGCCACAACCAAAAACTGCCGCAGCAGGACGCTTCATACAAACCAATGAACAGATCCTAGAAGATGCTGGACGCTTTCATCAGTTGGCTCCGCTGTTAGACCGCGTGATGACCCAATGGCTGAAAGCAGCATAAGCTATAGAGAAATACGACGCCGCTATGCACTCCATTGCCTAGCGGCTTCTAAGCAGCTTTCCCAATCGCCAACATGAAGCTCCATAGGGCGGTTATCTCGCTGCTTTTCAAGGTGATAGCGATAAAGTGGGTCGTAATACTCGGTCAACAGCGGTGCAAGCCATGCTTCGTGGGCTTGAACATTCCCTAGTGCATGGGCATCAAAAGCCATACATTGTAATCGCTGTAGACGCTGCAATCGGGCATTGCCTAAGCGTTTCGCCAAGCGCTCAAGGGCATTGGCTAATTGAAGTCGCATACGCTGCCAGCCCTCTTGCTGGCCGTAACGGGCTGTGTAGCGCTGCTCCAGTGCTTCAATATAGTCACGGCGCAACTGCTCTAAACGCCAATCCAACGGCATTTCAATGCGTATTCGCGGCGCACGTTGTAGGCCATGCCAAAACGTAAGCGGAATATTGGCATTACCGATTTGCCGCGACTCATCCTCTATCACCAATTTTCCTGACAGACCAATTAAACGCTTAGCCAAAGCATGCTCAAAATTAATTTGGGTCGTCGGCTCTTCTGGCTGTCGGCCAAAAGCCGATCCTTTATGATTGGCAAAAGCTTCCAGATCAATGCCGTTACTCAATTGATTAATAAGCATCGTTTTTGCGCAGCCTGTTAGCCCCGCCACGACCAGCATTGGCTGACTGGAGGCCTCATCAATCCTCTGACATAGCCGTTGTCGCAGTGCCTTCCAGCCCCCGTCAATACGCGGCCTACTGATACCTGCATCAGCAAGCCACTGTTGTGCAATTTGTGAACGTAGACCTCCGCGAAAACAGTAGATAATAGCGTCTGGTTGACGCGCTACGTATTCCAGCCACGCGTCAACGCGTGCTCGCTTAGTGTCACCGCTGACTAAACGTTCACCTAAACTGATTGCCGCCTGCTGTCCCTGCTGCTTATAAGCAATGCCAACTTGATGGCGCTCATCATCATCCATTAACGGTAAGTTAACCGCACCAGGCAAACTGCCCTGAGCAAATTCAACCGGGGCGCGCACATCGATCAGTGGCGTTTTTTGCGCGATTAAGTTCAATGATGCCGGAACAGTGGCTAGCGTCATCCAATGACCTCAATCAAAACATCGCCTTGAGCTGCCTTCATGGTGCCAAACGGTACCAAGTTAAGACTGTGCTCACGACCAATACGTTCTACATCGTCTTCCCAGGCAGGATCGACACTAATCAACAAACCGCCTGACGTCTGAGGATCACACAGCCATTGCCAGTGAGCATCGTCCATATTAGGCAACGCTTTACCAAGAGCGTCGCGGTTGCGCAGCGAACCTCCGGGGACAGCGCCCTGCCGACGGTAAGCTTCTGCTTCTGCTAAACGGGGTAAGCGGCGAAAATCGATCTGAGCCATCACACCGCTTGCGCTGCACATTTCAGCTAAGTGTCCAGCAAGGCCAAACCCGGTGACATCCGTCATGGCGTTAACGCCTTTCACCTTGGCTAACTCAACACCGATATGATTGGGCTTGAGCATCGTTTCACGGGCCAGACCGTGATGGCCTGGCTCCAATAAACCACGTTTTTCGGCCGTAGTTAATAGCCCAACACCAAGTGGTTTGGTTAGGAATAACAGGTCATCAGGCTTTGCTTGGCTGTTGAGTTTTAAATGCGCCAAATCGACTAAACCGTTGACCGCTAAACCAAACATCGGTTCAGGGGCGTCGATCGAGTGACCGCCCGCTAACGCTACCCCTAGCTCACGACAAACAGCCTGGGCACCGGCAACAACATCCCCCGCGATCTCAGCACTGAGCTTATCCAGCGGCCAACCTAAAATCCCTAGTGCCATGACCGGCGTGCCACCCATGGCATACACATCGCTAATCGCGTTAGTGGCAGCAATACGGCCAAAATCAAAGGGATCATCGACAATCGGCATAAAGAAATCGGTGGTCGCAATCATGCCGCGGCCATCACCCAAATCATATACCGCTGCGTCTTCGCGTCCCTTGTTACCGACAATGAGCCGTTTATGGCCTGCGGCAGGTCCTGCTTTAGCAAGAATTCCATCCAGCACATCTGGGGCAATTTTGCAGCCGCAACCCGCTCCGTGACTATATTGAGTTAACCGAATTGCACTCATGAGGCCTCTCCTTAGTCTTAATATTTTTCCTTAGCATAGCTTACGCTAAAGCGCTTCCAGGGCATCGCTCAATTTATCGACAGGGATAACCTCCATTCCCTTCGGTGCCTGCTTAGGTGCATTGCCGCGAGGAACAATTGCTCTTAGAAAACCGTGCTTAGCCGCTTCAGCAATGCGTTCTTGCCCACTGGGCACTGGCCGAATTTCTCCTGAAAGCCCCACTTCGCCAAACACCACCAGCTCTTTTGGCAATGCGCGATTTTGAAGACTGGACACCACGGCCAAAAGCACCGCCAGGTCAGCACTGGTTTCGAGCACTTTCACCCCGCCCACTACGTTAAGGAAGACATCTTGATCACCGGTAAACAGACCACCGTGGCGATTTAATACGGCTAGCAGCATGGCAAGTCGGTTTTGATCGACGCCAACGGCAACACGTCGCGGATTACCCAGGGCAGACTCATCTACTAAGGCCTGCACTTCTACTAAAATTGGCCGAGTACCTTCCCACACCACCATAACCAAACTACCGGGTGCCTGCTCTTCTTGGCGTGAGAGAAAAATCGCGCTGGGGTTTTTAACCTCTTTCAAACCTTGCTCGAGCATTGCAAACACGCCCAGCTCATTCACTGCGCCAAATCGATTTTTCTGGCCGCGGAGCGTTCTAAATCGAGAATCGGCTCCGCCCTCTAATAGCAACGAAGCATCAATCATGTGCTCCAGCACTTTAGGACCAGCCAGCGTGCCATCTTTGGTCACATGCCCAACCAGCAAAAGAACCGTGTTCGTTTGCTTAGCAAAGCGTGTCAGCGCTGCCGCAGACTCCCGTACCTGTGCCACCCCTCCAGGTGCTGAGCTAATATCCTCTAAGTGCATTGTTTGAATTGAGTCGATGACCAAAATTTCCGGTTTTTCTCGTTCAGCCACCGCCAAGATGGTTTCCACGCTGGTCTCGGCCAACATTTTCAAGCCATTGGTAGGCAACTGTAGGCGGTGCGCACGCATCGCCACTTGGGAAAGCGACTCCTCCCCGGTGACGTATAGAATACGCCGCTGCTGGGCGAGCTTGCAGGCAGTTTGCAAAAGCAGCGTGGATTTACCAGCGCCTGGGTTGCCTCCAAGCAACACAGCTGAACCCGGCACTAAGCCGCCACCTAGCACTCGATCAAACTCGGCAAAGGTCGATGTAAGGCGGGGAACCTCACTAAGATCCACATTGCCAAGATCCACCACATCGCGCGATAGATCTCCTGCATAGCCTGCTCGTCCTGTCGCAGCACCGCTTCCAGGGCGCGCACTGGCCAAACGAACCTCACTTAGCGTGTTCCATTCCTGGCAACTGGAGCACTGGCCTTGCCACTTTCGATACTCTGCACCACACTCGGTGCATACAAAGGCACTTTTCGCTTTCGCCACCGCCCTATTGCTCCTTTTGTCATAAAGACTGATTGTTATAAAGATTGATTGCTATAGACACTGAGATTTATACCTTCAACGTCTAAAAATGCAAAAGGCGGCCAATGGCCGCCTTTGAGCGTCGCTTTAAACTTTACTGGCGCTGCAACTGCAGCATTTCGCCATTTTCGAAACGACGACGCTCTGGATCGATCAACTCCAGCGTGCGCTCGTTGATACGCTGGAAGTAGTAGATCTGACCATCGCCATCCGGTGTTAATTCATAGACAGTAGCAGATGGATCAGACGGCGTGCCCGTCAGCACTTCCCAGTTGCCAGCATAGTTTTCGTCTGGCGGCGTTTGTGGATGATTACGATAAGTTGCGTTTAGCGTGAATGTCCGCTCTTCGGGAGCACTCATTTCTTCACCTATCATCGTAACATCCAAGTCAATGCCATCGCAGTTGCGACAAGGCAGCGTACCTTGGTAATTAGCTTGAGAAGCAGTCATCCCAGCGTCTTCACCCTGGTCCGTTGGGCCAGATGCACAGCCCGCCAGAAGTGCCAACATAGCCGAGCCGGCTAGCAAACTCCTAAATTGCATTGAGTGTCTCCTTATCGTGTTGGACATACATTTCTTTCGCGCGCTTATGACAGCATAACCGCTACAAGGTGCGACGCCCACCCCCTTCCTACTTGAATGCTTGCGCTCGGGCAGTCATCGGGCGACCATGGGATATTAACGTCAGGATAATCAGGTTACCCGCATGAGCCAATACTGGAGTCCAGCTGTTAGGGAGCTTACCCCCTATGTGCCAGGTGAGCAGCCCCGTGAACAGGTTATTAAACTCAACACCAATGAAAACCCTTATCCGCCCGCCCCAGGGGTAAGCGAGGCGTTGCGCAATTATGCCACCGATCATTTACGCTTGTATCCTGACCCTACCTCTCACGCGCTGCGCACAACGCTGGCTGAAAGCTATGGGGTTAGTGTGGCAGAAACCTTCGTCGGCAATGGGTCAGATGAAGTGCTTGCGTTTGCGTTTCAGGCTTTCTTTTGCCATGGCGCGCCGCTGGATGTCCCTTCGATCACTTATAGTTTTTACCCCGTTTATGCCAACCTATATGGCATAACGCTTCGTAAACATCCGCTAACCCCCCAGTGGGAAGTCGATGTCGATGCCCTGGCAAATGCATCAGAGCGTAGCGGCGTTATTTTTGCCAACCCAAACGCGCCGACTGGCCACGCACACTCCCTCGAAACCATTGAGGCTCTGCTCAAACGCGTGACAAACCGGGTTGTATTAATTGATGAGGCTTATGTTGATTTCGGCGCAGAAAGCGCTGTCGCCTTAATTGAGCGCTACCCTAACCTGCTAGTCACGGGAACGTTCTCTAAATCACGTAGCTTAGCTGGTTTGCGCTTGGGCTATGCCATTGGCTCCCCAGAGCTGATTGATGGGCTTCAACGGATCAAAGACTCGTTTAATTCCTATCCAGTCGATAGTCTAGCGAGCCTCATCGGTATTGAAGCCCTTAAAGATGAAGAACATTTTAACGCCTGCCGAAATAATGTAATCACGACTCGAGAGCGCACACGTCAGCGTCTTGAACAGCTAGGCTTTGAAGTGCTGCCATCAAAGGCCAACTTCGTGCTTGCTCAACATCCTAACGTTGAAGGTGCTCAGCTGTTTGCAGGCCTTCGCGAGCGAGGAGTTTTGGTACGTCACTTTAATACTGACGCGCTCAACAATTTCTTGCGCATCACCATTGGTACAGATGATGAGATGGATAGTTTAATAGAGGCACTGGAAGCAATCTGCCGCTAATTTTTGCTCTCTACCAGACCCCTTTCAGCCCTACTGTAAGCAGCAGTAGGGCTTTTATTTGCAGTTTACTAACACTTTCCGAGCAAAAAAATCTCCCAAGGCGTAAGCCCTGGGGGGATTTTTTCTTAATAAGTGCCTGATGATGACTCCATTCCGAGCCGCCCTCGTCACTCCCGCAGGCCCTTAGCGGGAATCCATGTTGAGCTGGGGTTCCAGGCTTCTGCTGTCCAAGGTCAAGGTGGATTCCCGATAACCCCACTCGGGAATGACGGTGTGGTGACTCGGGAATGACGGTGCGGTGGCTCGGGGATGACGTGCGGTGTACGCTTCGGGAAGTGGCCGCTTTGTGATAGGGGCCAGAGGGTGCTTTTTTCTTCCGCACAAACAAAAAACCCAGCCGATGGGCTGGGTTTTTTGCGGTATAAGTGCCTGACGATGACCTACTCTCGCATGGGGAGACCCCACACTACCATCGGCGCTAAGCGGTTTCACTTCTGAGTTCGGCATGGGATCAGGTGGTTCACGCGTGCTATGGTCGTCAGGCGTAACTTTTAATGTATATCATGCTGAACATGTTACTGATGTTTTGTGGCGTCTCTTTCGTCTCAAGTCCTTCGTGTGTCACGTTGGGCTTGATTCGCGTATCCGGTTCTCTGAGTGTCTTCACACTCGTCTCGTTATCACTGCGACCAGACCCCTTGGGTGTTATAGGGTCAAGCCTCACGGGCCATTAGTACACGTTAGCTCAACGCCTTGCAGCGCTTCCACACCGTGCCTATCAACCAGCTGGTCTCGCTGGGCCCTTCAGGAGGCTCTAGGCCTCAGGGATGTCTCATCTTGAAGGGGGCTTCCCGCTTAGATGCTTTCAGCGGTTATCCCGTCCGCACATAGCTACCCGGCAATGCCACTGGCGTGACAACCGGAACACCAGAGGTGCGTCCACTCCGGTCCTCTCGTACTAGGAGCAGCCCTTCTCAAACATCCAACGCCCACGGCAGATAGGGACCGAACTGTCTCACGACGTTCTAAACCCAGCTCGCGTACCACTTTAAATGGCGAACAGCCATACCCTTGGGACCGACTTCAGCCCCAGGATGTGATGAGCCGACATCGAGGTGCCAAACACCGCCGTCGATGTGAACTCTTGGGCGGTATCAGCCTGTTATCCCCGGAGTACCTTTTATCCGTTGAGCGATGGCCCTTCCATACAGAACCACCGGATCACTAGAACCTGCTTTCGCACCTGCTCGACGTGTCTGTCTCGCAGTCAAGCACCCTTATGCTCTTGCACTCACTGCACGATGTCCGACCGTGCTGAGGGTACCTTCGTGCTCCTCCGTTACTCTTTGGGAGGAGACCGCCCCAGTCAAACTACCCACCACACACTGTCCTCGATCCGGATAACGGACCTGAGTGAGAACGCCAATGATGCCAGGCTGGTATTTCAAGGTTGGCTCCCCTCGAACTGGCGTCCGAGATTCAAAGCCTCCCAGCTATCCTACACAGGCAACATCAGCGTCCAGTGTGAAGCTATAGTAAAGGTTCACGGGGTCTTTCCGTCTAGCCGCGGGTACACCGCATCTTCACGGCGATTTCAATTTCACTGAGTCTCGGGTGGAGACAGCGTGGCCATCATTACGCCATTCGTGCAGGTCGGAACTTACCCGACAAGGAATTTCGCTACCTTAGGACCGTTATAGTTACGGCCGCCGTTTACCGGGGCTTCAATCAAGAGCTTCGCCTTGCGGCTAACACCATCATTTAACCTTCCGGCACCGGGCAGGCGTCACACCCTATACGTCCGCTTGCGCGTTAGCAGAGTGCTGTGTTTTTACTAAACAGTTGCAGCCACCTGGTATCTTCGACCGGTTCGGGCTCTGAGAGCAAGTCTCGTCACCCTACGCCGGCGTGCCTTCTCCCGAAGTTACGGCACCATTTTGCCTAGTTCCTTCACCCGAGTTCTCTCAAGCGCCTTGGGATTCTCACCCTGACCACCTGTGTCGGTTTGGGGTACGGTCGCACATGATCTGAAGCTTAGAGGCTTTTCCTGGAAGCGTGGCATCAATGACTTCCTGACCGTGGTCAGTTCGTTTCGTGTCTCGGCCTTAAAGCATCCCGGATTTACCTAAGATGCCAGCCTACTCACTTTCACCAGGACAACCAACGCCTGG is part of the Halomonas sp. GT genome and harbors:
- the hisC gene encoding histidinol-phosphate transaminase, which gives rise to MSQYWSPAVRELTPYVPGEQPREQVIKLNTNENPYPPAPGVSEALRNYATDHLRLYPDPTSHALRTTLAESYGVSVAETFVGNGSDEVLAFAFQAFFCHGAPLDVPSITYSFYPVYANLYGITLRKHPLTPQWEVDVDALANASERSGVIFANPNAPTGHAHSLETIEALLKRVTNRVVLIDEAYVDFGAESAVALIERYPNLLVTGTFSKSRSLAGLRLGYAIGSPELIDGLQRIKDSFNSYPVDSLASLIGIEALKDEEHFNACRNNVITTRERTRQRLEQLGFEVLPSKANFVLAQHPNVEGAQLFAGLRERGVLVRHFNTDALNNFLRITIGTDDEMDSLIEALEAICR